One genomic segment of Meiothermus sp. QL-1 includes these proteins:
- the frr gene encoding ribosome recycling factor, with translation MLKELYQETRQHMQKSLEALEHHLSTLRTGRANPAILSGVKVEYYGSLMPLNQVGTISSPDPRTLVVQSWDPNLLKEIEKAIRDADLGLNPTNKGDALYINIPPLTEERRKELVKTVKHYAEEARIAVRNIRREALDKAKRLEKEAHLSEDEIKRAEVEIQKITDEFIQKIDQVLHKKEQEILGG, from the coding sequence ATGCTCAAGGAGCTCTATCAGGAAACCCGTCAACACATGCAGAAATCGTTGGAGGCCCTGGAGCACCACCTCTCGACCCTGCGCACCGGCCGGGCCAACCCGGCCATCCTCTCAGGGGTCAAGGTGGAGTACTACGGCTCCTTGATGCCCCTGAACCAGGTGGGCACCATCTCCTCCCCAGATCCCCGCACCCTGGTGGTGCAGTCCTGGGACCCCAACCTGCTCAAGGAGATCGAGAAGGCCATCCGCGACGCCGACCTGGGGCTGAACCCCACCAACAAGGGGGATGCTTTGTACATCAACATCCCCCCCCTGACCGAGGAGCGGCGCAAGGAGCTGGTGAAGACCGTCAAGCACTACGCCGAGGAAGCCCGCATTGCGGTGCGCAACATACGGCGGGAAGCCCTGGACAAGGCCAAGAGGCTCGAGAAGGAGGCCCACCTCTCCGAGGACGAGATAAAGCGCGCCGAGGTCGAGATTCAGAAAATTACCGACGAGTTCATCCAAAAAATCGACCAGGTCCTGCACAAGAAGGAACAGGAGATTTTAGGCGGTTAG
- a CDS encoding phosphatidate cytidylyltransferase codes for MPEPNRPDPSLPTRVASSLIGVGVLFLVLWEGRVLLFLVLVFILVLGSLELRYMLRNRGIELNMAFLVGGGLVMLFFSLPQLHEAYPGVPWREIALGLVLIGAFSAELIVGGNIERFAYSLMAFLYLPWTLGFFLLLRHSPNDDIGLWILALPLISSFANDIGGYFVGRYLGRRKLAPTISPGKTVEGSVGGILTSFAALFLFTTIVRSAYPESPFALFRPVELFLVNLVLSFAAQLGDLTESMLKRYCGVKDSGHFLPGHGGLLDRLDSHLFTAPLTYYLLTIFI; via the coding sequence GTGCCCGAGCCCAACCGGCCCGACCCCAGCCTGCCCACCCGTGTAGCCTCCTCGCTCATCGGGGTGGGGGTGCTCTTCTTGGTCCTGTGGGAGGGGCGCGTCCTGCTCTTTTTGGTCCTGGTCTTCATCCTGGTGCTGGGCTCGCTCGAGCTGCGCTACATGCTGCGCAACCGGGGCATCGAGCTCAACATGGCCTTTTTGGTGGGTGGGGGGCTGGTGATGCTCTTCTTCAGCCTGCCCCAGCTCCACGAGGCCTACCCGGGGGTGCCCTGGCGCGAGATTGCCCTGGGGCTGGTGCTCATAGGGGCCTTCAGCGCTGAGCTGATCGTGGGGGGCAACATCGAGCGCTTCGCCTACAGCCTGATGGCCTTTTTGTACCTTCCCTGGACGCTGGGCTTTTTTCTGCTGCTGCGCCACTCCCCCAACGACGACATCGGGCTTTGGATTCTGGCCTTGCCCCTCATCAGCAGCTTTGCCAACGACATAGGGGGGTACTTCGTGGGGCGGTACCTGGGGCGGCGCAAGCTGGCCCCCACCATCAGCCCTGGCAAGACCGTGGAGGGCTCGGTGGGGGGCATTCTGACCAGTTTTGCGGCGCTCTTCCTCTTCACCACCATCGTGCGCTCGGCCTACCCCGAAAGCCCTTTTGCTCTTTTTCGCCCGGTGGAGCTTTTTTTGGTGAACCTGGTGCTCTCCTTTGCTGCCCAGCTCGGCGACCTGACCGAGTCCATGCTCAAACGCTACTGCGGGGTGAAGGACTCGGGCCATTTCCTGCCCGGCCACGGGGGGCTTCTGGACCGGCTGGACTCCCACCTCTTCACCGCGCCCCTCACCTACTACCTGCTCACCATATTCATCTGA
- the dxr gene encoding 1-deoxy-D-xylulose-5-phosphate reductoisomerase: MSEAKRVVVLGSTGSIGTQTLDVCRWRGYRVVGLLAGRNLELLSQQIAEFNPEVVAADASILPALKERFPSLRLAEAEEVAAWPAEVVVGAVPGLAGLPGVRAAVRAGRRLALANKESMVAAGPLLWQEAARSGAEIIPVDSEHSALFQSLVGEPREDVAELILTASGGPFLHEPADLSSVTPEMALRHPRWKMGPKVTVDSSTLFNKGLEVLEAVQLFQVPIEKVRVLIHPQAYVHSMVRFQDGNLKAQLGPTDMRLAIQYALAYPARPPTPLREAPIAERLEFFPPDTRRFPALALAYEAGRMGGVAPVVLNAADEVAVEAFLGGAIGYLEIPRVLEKVLQKTPRAPLSWENIEEADRLARRLAREFLNGEGG; this comes from the coding sequence ATGAGCGAGGCCAAACGCGTGGTGGTGCTGGGTTCCACCGGCTCAATCGGTACCCAGACCCTGGATGTCTGCCGCTGGCGGGGCTACCGGGTGGTGGGGCTTCTGGCCGGTCGAAACCTGGAGCTCTTGTCCCAGCAGATTGCTGAGTTCAATCCCGAAGTGGTGGCGGCGGACGCCTCCATCCTGCCCGCGCTAAAGGAGCGCTTTCCAAGCCTGAGGCTGGCAGAGGCTGAGGAGGTGGCCGCCTGGCCGGCGGAGGTGGTGGTGGGCGCGGTGCCGGGGCTGGCCGGCCTGCCGGGGGTGCGGGCTGCGGTGCGGGCAGGGCGCCGGCTGGCCTTGGCCAACAAGGAGAGCATGGTGGCAGCGGGGCCCCTTCTTTGGCAGGAGGCCGCCAGAAGCGGGGCCGAGATCATCCCGGTGGACTCGGAGCACTCGGCCCTCTTTCAAAGCCTGGTGGGCGAGCCCAGGGAGGACGTGGCGGAGCTCATCCTCACCGCCTCGGGGGGGCCTTTCCTGCATGAGCCGGCCGACCTTTCCTCGGTGACCCCCGAGATGGCCCTGAGGCACCCCCGCTGGAAGATGGGGCCCAAGGTGACGGTGGACTCCTCCACCCTTTTCAACAAGGGCCTTGAGGTGCTGGAGGCGGTGCAGCTTTTCCAGGTACCCATCGAGAAGGTGCGGGTGCTCATCCATCCCCAGGCCTATGTGCACTCGATGGTGCGCTTCCAGGACGGCAACCTCAAGGCCCAGCTCGGGCCCACCGACATGCGCCTGGCCATCCAGTACGCCCTCGCCTATCCCGCCCGGCCCCCCACGCCCCTGCGCGAGGCCCCCATTGCAGAGCGGCTCGAGTTCTTTCCCCCCGATACCCGCCGCTTTCCCGCGCTGGCCCTGGCCTACGAGGCCGGCCGGATGGGAGGGGTGGCCCCGGTGGTTCTGAATGCCGCCGATGAAGTGGCGGTGGAGGCTTTTTTGGGGGGGGCTATCGGGTATCTGGAGATTCCCAGGGTGTTGGAGAAAGTGTTGCAGAAGACGCCGAGGGCCCCGCTAAGCTGGGAGAATATCGAAGAGGCCGATCGCTTGGCCCGCAGGCTGGCGCGGGAGTTTTTGAATGGAGAGGGAGGATGA
- a CDS encoding RIP metalloprotease: MSLVWFLIIISISIFVHELGHYLAARLQGVGVRNFGVGFGPTLLKFDRWGTTWRLNAIPLGGYAEIEGMMPGDTHGYARLSYLGKFFILVAGVLMNLLLAWGVLAGLAAVQGVPQTQAVITEVMPGSLAERAGFQVGDRLLSLNGERLTSYEEVTRFRASPGEKVFGVMRDGQEVEVRFTWDGSEARLGIVYRAEVVGYTRIGFFPAFARTVSETVSAVPRFVQELVGSLARILSGQQAQGVAGPVGIVNITGQAAQQGLVALVSLLAVINLSLAVFNLLPIPGLDGGRILVLLLNAITGGRIGPELEARLVYGGFVFLILLIVLVTINDIRNLMGG; the protein is encoded by the coding sequence ATGAGCCTAGTCTGGTTTCTGATCATCATATCCATCAGCATCTTCGTCCATGAGCTGGGGCACTACCTGGCGGCCCGGCTGCAGGGGGTGGGGGTCAGGAACTTTGGGGTGGGTTTCGGCCCCACCCTTCTCAAGTTCGACCGCTGGGGCACCACCTGGCGGCTCAACGCCATTCCCTTGGGCGGTTACGCCGAGATCGAGGGCATGATGCCCGGGGACACCCACGGCTATGCCCGGCTTTCCTACCTGGGGAAGTTCTTCATCCTGGTGGCCGGGGTGCTCATGAACCTGTTGCTGGCCTGGGGGGTGCTGGCCGGGCTGGCCGCGGTGCAGGGGGTACCCCAGACCCAGGCCGTTATCACCGAGGTGATGCCGGGGAGCCTGGCCGAGCGGGCCGGTTTTCAGGTGGGCGACCGCCTTTTGAGCCTGAACGGTGAGAGGCTTACCTCCTACGAGGAGGTCACCCGTTTCCGGGCCAGCCCCGGGGAGAAGGTCTTCGGGGTGATGCGGGATGGGCAGGAGGTGGAGGTGCGCTTTACCTGGGACGGCAGCGAGGCGCGGCTTGGCATCGTCTACCGCGCCGAGGTGGTGGGGTATACCCGGATTGGCTTCTTCCCCGCCTTTGCCCGCACGGTGAGCGAGACGGTGAGCGCGGTGCCGCGCTTTGTGCAGGAACTGGTGGGTAGTCTGGCCCGCATCCTCTCCGGGCAGCAGGCCCAGGGGGTGGCGGGACCGGTAGGCATCGTGAACATCACCGGCCAGGCGGCGCAGCAGGGGTTGGTCGCTTTGGTGAGCCTGCTCGCGGTCATCAACCTCTCGCTTGCAGTCTTCAACCTGCTGCCCATTCCGGGGCTGGATGGGGGACGGATTTTGGTGCTCCTGCTCAACGCCATCACGGGGGGGCGTATTGGGCCAGAGCTCGAGGCCCGCCTGGTCTACGGGGGGTTCGTCTTCCTCATTCTCCTGATCGTCCTCGTGACCATCAACGATATCCGCAATCTCATGGGCGGGTAG
- a CDS encoding glycosyltransferase family 2 protein, whose translation MDATVLIPAYNEADRIGAVVQVARAAGLPVLVVDDGSTDQTAQAAERAGARVLRLAENQGKSAALAHGLAHVETPYLLLLDADLVGLRPEHLWLMLEPVRRGELEMAIGVFRAGGLMTDFGNRATPFLSGQRACRTEWLRSVPNLTKQRWPEPAITDHLARTQVRWAYVPLEGASQVMKEQKRGFWRGLVLRLGMYLELLRYRLGGKSRA comes from the coding sequence ATGGACGCCACGGTGCTGATCCCGGCCTACAACGAGGCGGACCGAATCGGAGCGGTGGTCCAGGTGGCGCGGGCGGCGGGCTTGCCGGTGCTGGTGGTGGACGACGGCTCCACCGACCAGACCGCCCAGGCGGCTGAGCGAGCCGGAGCCCGTGTGCTGCGCCTGGCGGAGAACCAGGGCAAGAGCGCGGCCCTGGCCCATGGTCTGGCCCATGTGGAGACGCCCTATTTGCTGCTGCTCGACGCCGATTTGGTGGGGCTTAGACCGGAGCACCTTTGGCTAATGTTAGAGCCGGTGCGCAGGGGGGAGCTCGAGATGGCCATCGGGGTTTTCAGGGCTGGGGGGTTGATGACCGACTTTGGCAACCGGGCCACCCCTTTTCTCTCGGGCCAGCGGGCCTGCCGGACCGAGTGGCTCAGGAGCGTGCCCAACCTGACCAAGCAGCGCTGGCCCGAGCCAGCCATCACCGACCATCTGGCCCGCACCCAGGTTCGCTGGGCCTATGTGCCGCTCGAGGGGGCCAGCCAGGTGATGAAAGAGCAGAAGCGGGGATTTTGGAGAGGGCTTGTTTTGCGGCTTGGGATGTACCTCGAGCTCCTCCGCTACCGCCTGGGGGGTAAGAGCCGGGCTTGA
- the mqnC gene encoding cyclic dehypoxanthinyl futalosine synthase, with product MDVLSRAAAGERLSASELLELYHLPLPEVAAVAHELRLRRTPPRVVTYLIDRNINYTNICTVACNFCAFYRTRRQHDAYVLSFEEIGRKVEELMQIGGRRILMQGGVNPDLPFEWYLELLRYLKAHYPEVRIDAFSPEEILGLERLTGRDCEALLTELKAAGLDGLPGAGGEILVDEVRAKAAPARIRSRDWFRILDTAQRLGLYTIATMVIGFGETHEQRVEHLLQIRAQQDKALREYGQGFAAFAMWTLQTEHTRLRGKAPGATAHEYLRQLAIARIALDNIPNLQASWPTLGFKVAQVALYYGANDFGSTMLEENVVSVAAGHNRTHATVRQMVRHIVDAGFIPAERDPYYNIKQYPDVEAILNEKPAVPLPLA from the coding sequence ATGGACGTCCTGAGCCGCGCTGCAGCGGGTGAACGCCTATCCGCCTCCGAACTGCTAGAGCTTTACCACCTTCCCCTGCCCGAAGTGGCTGCGGTGGCCCACGAGCTCAGGCTCAGGCGCACCCCCCCCCGGGTGGTCACCTACCTGATCGATCGGAATATCAACTACACCAACATCTGCACCGTAGCCTGCAATTTCTGCGCCTTCTACCGTACCCGGCGCCAGCACGATGCCTACGTGCTCTCCTTCGAGGAGATTGGCCGCAAGGTGGAGGAGCTGATGCAAATCGGGGGGCGCCGGATTCTGATGCAGGGGGGGGTGAACCCCGACCTGCCCTTCGAGTGGTATCTGGAGCTGCTGCGTTACCTCAAGGCCCACTACCCCGAGGTGCGCATCGACGCCTTCAGCCCCGAGGAAATCCTGGGCCTGGAGCGGCTTACCGGGCGCGATTGCGAGGCTCTTCTGACCGAGCTCAAAGCAGCGGGGTTGGACGGTTTGCCGGGGGCTGGCGGCGAGATTCTGGTGGACGAGGTGCGGGCCAAGGCCGCCCCGGCCCGCATCAGGAGCCGGGATTGGTTCCGCATCCTGGACACCGCCCAGCGGCTTGGCCTGTACACCATCGCCACCATGGTGATTGGCTTCGGTGAGACCCATGAGCAGCGGGTGGAGCACCTTTTGCAGATAAGGGCCCAGCAGGACAAAGCCCTGCGCGAGTACGGCCAGGGCTTTGCCGCCTTTGCCATGTGGACCCTGCAAACCGAGCACACCCGCCTAAGGGGCAAGGCCCCCGGGGCCACCGCCCACGAGTATCTGCGCCAGCTTGCCATTGCTCGCATAGCTCTGGACAACATCCCCAACCTTCAGGCGAGCTGGCCTACCCTGGGCTTCAAGGTGGCCCAGGTGGCGCTTTACTACGGGGCCAACGATTTTGGCTCCACCATGCTGGAAGAAAACGTGGTGAGCGTGGCAGCCGGACACAACCGCACCCACGCCACGGTGCGGCAGATGGTGCGCCATATCGTGGATGCAGGCTTTATCCCCGCCGAACGCGACCCTTACTACAACATCAAGCAGTACCCCGATGTGGAGGCTATTCTGAACGAGAAGCCTGCCGTGCCCTTGCCTTTGGCCTAG
- a CDS encoding ABC transporter permease: MKHVLKIAWKELVCYLREERILGLLLLPLLIMPLLMYAPYWVLARLQQQSAARVHLVAVKEVPPELLRELEQKGLRTIPVPDPREAVRQRRADVGLEFAKGTFIVYDRTSPVSTQESVANLRLKEVLQQVRQRQVEQQLAAKGLSQASLEPFRLVTQKAASQQEQALGLLALVLPVFILLAVLGAGQHVALDATVGEKQMGTIEALLSAPIEPWKLLLGKGLAVLGAAFFSAISVFVGTAIGSWASSRGLLAQDNPFAAPTLPTGSLALSLPTLGGLFLTGVLFAVFAVGLVLSVGIFARSYREASAYLSPLDLLVMAPMLVFAFGEYFQPQIWHYALPGLGVVMALEGLVKDSIGLPALLTTWLTTLGYTFLTVYAAYWSFRREDAVFRN, from the coding sequence ATGAAGCATGTCCTAAAAATCGCCTGGAAAGAACTGGTCTGCTACCTGCGCGAGGAGCGCATCCTAGGGTTGCTCTTGCTGCCCCTGTTGATTATGCCCCTGCTCATGTACGCCCCGTACTGGGTTCTGGCGCGTTTGCAACAGCAGTCCGCGGCCAGGGTGCATCTGGTAGCTGTGAAAGAGGTTCCGCCGGAGTTGCTGCGCGAGCTCGAGCAGAAGGGCTTGCGAACGATTCCGGTGCCGGACCCCCGCGAGGCCGTGCGACAGCGCAGGGCCGATGTGGGTTTGGAGTTCGCAAAGGGAACCTTTATCGTCTACGATCGGACCAGCCCTGTCAGCACACAAGAATCCGTGGCGAACCTCCGCCTGAAAGAGGTATTGCAGCAGGTTCGACAACGGCAGGTCGAGCAGCAGCTTGCCGCCAAGGGGCTCAGCCAGGCCAGCCTCGAGCCCTTCCGGCTGGTAACCCAAAAAGCCGCCAGCCAGCAAGAGCAGGCCTTGGGTTTGCTGGCGCTGGTCTTGCCCGTCTTCATACTGCTGGCTGTACTGGGGGCGGGGCAACATGTGGCGCTGGATGCCACCGTAGGCGAGAAGCAAATGGGCACCATAGAAGCTTTGTTATCCGCGCCCATAGAGCCTTGGAAGCTTCTGCTGGGCAAGGGGTTGGCAGTGCTGGGGGCGGCGTTCTTCTCGGCCATTTCGGTATTTGTGGGTACGGCCATCGGAAGTTGGGCGTCCAGCAGAGGTTTACTGGCGCAAGATAATCCTTTTGCCGCACCTACCTTGCCCACGGGCTCACTCGCTTTGTCGCTCCCTACCCTTGGGGGCCTATTTCTTACGGGGGTACTGTTCGCGGTTTTTGCGGTGGGACTGGTCTTATCTGTTGGTATTTTTGCGCGCAGCTACCGCGAGGCCAGCGCGTACCTATCACCGCTGGACTTGCTCGTCATGGCGCCCATGCTGGTATTTGCTTTTGGCGAGTACTTTCAGCCGCAAATCTGGCACTATGCTTTGCCCGGGCTGGGCGTGGTGATGGCCCTCGAGGGTCTGGTAAAGGACAGCATCGGTTTGCCAGCGCTCTTGACCACCTGGCTCACCACCCTGGGCTACACCTTCCTCACGGTATACGCGGCTTACTGGAGCTTCAGACGTGAGGACGCGGTATTCAGAAACTGA
- a CDS encoding ABC transporter permease, which translates to MNEALAIARKELLSVVRERRVLFTTLVLPILVMPLLVFGPVLLFGNVAQQTQQSVQKVGVVGVPAEVLEELRKAKVEPVEVANPQEAVQNREVEAALVFQNGTYTLYGRLSGGATQSALVVEKVQGALRAYKDRLVADRLRARGIGTELLEPFRLETKDASRAQEQAAGLFAFLIPYFLVLFIQMGGMPVAVDATAGEKEKGTLEALLAAPVPLGQILLGKGLAVFVMSLLSTLAAIAGLLLGGGVLRDRFQAVQNGERLAQLGGGLALDPLGYLSMMVTAVLFALLIIAIMISLGLYARSFKEAQSYMSPLMLVMIIPILFLQFSDFLKLQDWYFTLPFVNVVLALDAIVKGSATAAQLGLTWVSTLVFAALALYLAYRNFQREDVVFRN; encoded by the coding sequence ATGAACGAGGCCCTGGCCATTGCCCGCAAGGAACTTCTAAGCGTGGTGCGCGAGCGCCGGGTGCTCTTCACCACCCTGGTTCTGCCCATTCTGGTCATGCCCCTTTTGGTGTTTGGCCCTGTTCTGCTGTTTGGCAATGTAGCCCAACAAACCCAGCAGAGCGTGCAGAAAGTGGGGGTAGTGGGGGTTCCGGCGGAAGTGCTGGAAGAACTCCGGAAGGCCAAGGTGGAGCCCGTGGAGGTTGCCAACCCCCAGGAGGCGGTACAGAACCGCGAGGTCGAGGCAGCGCTGGTCTTCCAGAACGGCACCTATACCCTCTACGGCCGGCTTTCTGGCGGGGCGACCCAGAGTGCCTTGGTGGTGGAGAAAGTCCAGGGTGCCCTTAGGGCCTACAAAGACCGACTCGTGGCCGATCGCCTGCGGGCGAGGGGAATCGGGACGGAGCTGCTCGAGCCCTTCCGGCTCGAGACCAAAGACGCCTCCCGGGCGCAGGAGCAGGCCGCGGGGCTTTTTGCGTTTCTCATTCCCTATTTCCTGGTTCTGTTCATCCAGATGGGCGGCATGCCGGTGGCGGTGGATGCCACGGCAGGCGAGAAGGAAAAGGGCACCCTCGAGGCCCTCCTGGCGGCCCCCGTGCCCCTTGGCCAGATTCTTTTGGGCAAAGGGCTGGCGGTGTTCGTGATGTCGCTCCTCTCCACCCTTGCGGCCATTGCCGGGCTTTTGCTGGGTGGGGGTGTGCTGCGCGACCGTTTTCAGGCGGTGCAGAACGGAGAGAGGCTGGCCCAGCTAGGCGGTGGCCTGGCCCTCGACCCGCTGGGCTATCTGTCCATGATGGTCACCGCGGTTTTGTTTGCCCTGCTGATTATCGCCATCATGATCTCGCTGGGCCTGTATGCCCGCAGTTTTAAGGAAGCCCAAAGCTACATGAGCCCCCTGATGCTGGTAATGATTATTCCCATCTTGTTTCTTCAGTTCTCCGATTTCCTCAAGCTGCAAGACTGGTACTTTACCCTGCCTTTCGTCAACGTCGTGCTGGCCCTGGACGCGATTGTCAAGGGTTCGGCCACCGCCGCCCAGCTTGGCCTCACCTGGGTTTCCACCCTGGTTTTTGCCGCACTGGCCCTGTACCTGGCCTACCGCAATTTCCAGCGTGAGGATGTGGTCTTCCGCAACTAG
- a CDS encoding ABC transporter ATP-binding protein — MIEAIELQKSYRKFQAVCGVSFTVQPGEVYGLLGPNGAGKTTTLRMLATLLRPTGGSARVAGFDVKRQSLEVRRNLGIVNGGMRVYDKLTGYEVLEFFGGFYDLWGPRLRERIGWAAELLQLDEAVLKKQVRHMSTGMQQKLVIARAILHQPQVLLLDEATAGLDVFARRALLDFVKQYAELGKTLLYSTHVMSEAEEVCHRVGFINRGRLVYEGRLSEALELGGGNLERAFINRLKETGLAPEAA; from the coding sequence ATGATAGAAGCCATAGAGCTGCAGAAAAGCTACAGGAAATTCCAAGCCGTCTGCGGAGTTTCCTTCACGGTGCAGCCCGGCGAGGTCTATGGCCTGCTGGGGCCCAACGGCGCGGGCAAAACCACCACCTTGCGGATGCTGGCGACGCTCTTGCGGCCCACAGGCGGAAGTGCCCGGGTGGCAGGTTTCGACGTGAAGCGGCAATCGCTGGAAGTGCGGCGCAACCTGGGCATCGTGAACGGCGGCATGAGGGTCTACGACAAACTCACCGGCTATGAGGTACTGGAGTTCTTTGGCGGCTTCTACGACCTGTGGGGCCCCAGGCTAAGAGAGCGAATCGGCTGGGCCGCCGAACTCCTGCAGCTCGACGAGGCGGTGCTCAAAAAGCAGGTGCGGCATATGTCCACCGGCATGCAGCAAAAGCTGGTAATCGCCCGGGCCATTCTGCACCAGCCGCAGGTGTTGCTGCTGGATGAAGCAACCGCAGGTCTGGACGTGTTTGCCCGCAGGGCTTTGCTGGATTTTGTCAAGCAGTACGCCGAGCTGGGGAAAACCCTGCTTTACTCCACCCACGTGATGAGCGAGGCCGAAGAGGTCTGCCACCGGGTGGGGTTCATCAACCGAGGGCGGCTGGTCTACGAGGGGCGCCTTTCGGAGGCCCTCGAGCTGGGCGGAGGAAACCTGGAGCGGGCCTTCATAAATCGGCTCAAGGAGACTGGACTGGCCCCGGAGGCAGCATGA
- a CDS encoding FAD-binding oxidoreductase, with translation MRPVYEALVVGAGIIGAACAYRLAERGLRVGILERAPAPAMGSTGRSAAGVRVQFSEEVNVLLSWYSIREYQAMPEASYRPIGYLFLVPEGRWDAHLEAVERQKSLGVPVRVLGLEEVRRRLEFLPQAPGLEPIAGATFGPADGIVDPHGICLAYLRRARALGAELHTQTELRAAWREGDGWRVKTEQGELWTRFLLNAAGAWAGEVGRRAGLLIPVEPARRMVFCTAPLEDLPPYPLTIDLSSGFWFRSEHNRLIFGRSNPADVGFREGMDWGWLEPTLEAGLARFPWLEQLQLDPKASWWGYYEVTPDHNPILGRMPGVEGWFNACGFSGHGVQQAAMVGRLMAEEIADGEAHSLDINPLRYERFARAQKLGEKNIV, from the coding sequence ATGAGGCCCGTCTACGAGGCGCTGGTGGTGGGGGCGGGCATCATAGGGGCCGCCTGCGCCTACCGCCTGGCCGAGCGGGGGCTCAGGGTAGGCATCCTCGAGCGGGCCCCGGCCCCCGCCATGGGCTCCACCGGCAGAAGCGCCGCCGGGGTGCGGGTGCAGTTCAGCGAGGAGGTCAACGTGCTGCTGTCCTGGTACTCCATCCGGGAATACCAGGCCATGCCCGAGGCCAGCTACCGGCCCATCGGGTACCTGTTCTTGGTGCCGGAAGGCCGATGGGATGCCCATCTGGAGGCAGTGGAGCGGCAGAAAAGCCTGGGGGTCCCGGTGAGGGTGCTGGGGCTGGAGGAGGTCCGCCGGAGGCTTGAATTCCTACCCCAGGCCCCGGGGCTGGAACCCATCGCCGGGGCCACCTTCGGCCCTGCCGACGGCATCGTCGACCCCCATGGCATCTGCCTGGCGTACCTGCGCCGCGCCCGGGCGCTCGGCGCGGAACTGCACACCCAGACCGAGCTGCGCGCAGCCTGGCGGGAGGGGGATGGGTGGCGGGTGAAGACGGAGCAGGGGGAGCTTTGGACCCGGTTCTTGCTGAACGCTGCGGGGGCCTGGGCCGGGGAGGTGGGGCGCAGGGCTGGGCTTTTAATCCCGGTCGAGCCGGCGCGGCGCATGGTCTTCTGCACCGCTCCCCTGGAGGACCTGCCCCCCTACCCCCTGACCATCGACCTTTCAAGCGGCTTCTGGTTCCGCTCCGAGCACAACCGGCTGATATTTGGCCGCAGCAACCCCGCCGATGTGGGCTTCCGGGAGGGCATGGACTGGGGCTGGCTCGAGCCCACCCTGGAAGCCGGCCTGGCCCGCTTCCCCTGGCTCGAGCAGCTCCAGCTCGACCCAAAAGCCAGTTGGTGGGGCTACTACGAGGTCACCCCCGACCACAACCCCATTCTGGGCCGGATGCCCGGGGTGGAGGGCTGGTTCAACGCCTGCGGCTTCTCCGGCCACGGGGTGCAGCAGGCCGCCATGGTGGGCCGGCTGATGGCCGAGGAAATTGCCGATGGAGAGGCGCACAGCCTGGACATCAACCCACTTCGCTACGAGCGTTTTGCCCGGGCCCAAAAGCTGGGGGAGAAAAACATCGTCTGA